The following proteins are co-located in the Ascochyta rabiei chromosome 8, complete sequence genome:
- a CDS encoding Serine C-palmitoyltransferase yields the protein MPTRSINPFATSTPISPASDALNEKRDEPRRASFTKGNKFTALFGGASPKARTDAAALREALVAQQQALLNSPSPPQHINTASISLPSISLTTATGEKMPTEPKTLFQPLTPDEQRRLARAHAQFGPLGSHAHRYTSKFEGEFGDPIEDEPPYYFLLTTYISYLILIVFGHVRDFFGKRFRRQHYSHLQEKDGYAPLNSDFDNFYTRRLKMRINDCFSRPTTGVPGRFITLLDRKSDDGNNTFKMTGTTTETLNLSSYNYLGFAQSEGPCADAAEAAIRKHGITMASPRADAGTSELTVEVEDLIAKFVGKPASMVFSMGFVTNATTFPTIVGKGCLMISDELNHSSIRFGARLSGAMVTMFKHNDMRDLERKLREAISQGQPRTHRPWKKILVAVEGLYSMEGTMCNLPGIIELKKKYKFFLFIDEAHSVGGVGPRGRGVCDYFGIAPSEVDLLMGTLTKSFGANGGYLAADKAIIDKLRTTNAAMLYAESPTPPVLVQIASALRIINGEIIPGQGEERLQRLSFNSRYLRLGLKRLGFIVYGHDDSPIIPVMLYNPAKMPAFSHEMLKRKISVVVVGYPATPLVSSRARFCVSAAHTKEDLDRMLSACDEVGDILQLKFSSGVAGGAEPDETVEKTGKLPEEKEMQPPRWRIQDVLRRGVEDVQLPLR from the coding sequence ATGCCGACCAGAAGCATCAACCCGTTCGCGACGTCCACCCCCATCTCCCCCGCCTCCGACGCCCTCAACGAGAAGCGCGACGAGCCGCGGCGCGCCTCGTTCACCAAAGGCAACAAGTTCACCGCCCTCTTCGGGGGCGCCTCGCCCAAGGCCCGCACAGACGCCGCCGCCCTGCGCGAAGCCCTCGTTGCCCAGCAGCAGGCCCTCCTCAactcgccctcgccgcccCAGCACATCAACACGGCCTCCATCTCCCTGCCCTCCATCAGCCTCACCACCGCCACAGGCGAGAAGATGCCCACCGAGCCCAAGACCCTGTTCCAGCCCCTCACCCCCGACGAGCAACGCCGCCTGGCCCGCGCACACGCTCAGTTTGGGCCCCTCGGCTCCCACGCCCACCGCTACACCAGCAAGTTCGAGGGCGAGTTTGGCGACCCCATCGAAGACGAGCCGCCCTACTACTTCCTCCTCACCACCTACATCAGCTACCTCATCTTAATAGTATTCGGACACGTGCGCGACTTCTTCGGCAAGCGCTTCAGGCGACAGCACTACAGCCACCTGCAGGAGAAGGATGGCTACGCCCCTCTCAACAGCGACTTTGACAACTTCTACACCCGCAGGCTGAAGATGAGGATCAACGACTGCTTCTCGCGCCCCACAACCGGCGTCCCTGGACGCTTCATCACCCTGCTTGATCGCAAATCCGACGACGGCAACAACACGTTCAAGATGACAGGCACCACGACCGAGACACTCAACCTGAGCTCCTACAACTACCTGGGATTCGCCCAGTCAGAGGGTCCCTGCGCCGACGCAGCTGAAGCCGCCATCAGGAAGCACGGAATCACAATGGCCAGCCCCCGCGCTGACGCCGGTACCTCTGAGCTCACCGTCGAGGTCGAAGATCTGATTGCCAAGTTCGTTGGCAAGCCAGCGTCCATGGTCTTCTCCATGGGTTTCGTCACAAATGCCACCACCTTCCCCACCATTGTCGGCAAGGGCTGCCTCATGATCTCCGACGAGCTGAACCACTCTTCCATCCGATTTGGTGCCCGTCTTTCGGGAGCCATGGTCACCATGTTCAAGCACAACGACATGCGCGACCTCGAGCGCAAGCTGCGTGAAGCCATCTCGCAAGGACAGCCCCGCACACACCGTCCCTGGAAGAAGATTCTGGTTGCCGTCGAAGGTCTCTACTCCATGGAGGGCACCATGTGCAATCTGCCCGGCATCATCGAGctgaagaagaagtacaagTTCTTCCTCTTCATCGACGAGGCTCACTCTGTCGGCGGTGTCGGTCCCCGCGGACGTGGTGTTTGCGACTACTTCGGCATCGCACCTAGCGAAGTCGACCTGCTCATGGGCACGCTTACAAAGTCCTTTGGTGCCAACGGCGGTTACCTCGCAGCAGACAAAGCCATTATCGACAAGCTACGTACCACCAACGCCGCCATGCTCTATGCCGAGTCCCCAACGCCGCCTGTCCTTGTTCAGATCGCTTCCGCTCTCCGCATCATCAACGGCGAAATCATCCCTGGGCAGGGCGAAGAGCGTCTCCAGCGTCTCAGCTTTAACAGCCGCTACCTCCGTCTCGGGCTAAAGCGTCTCGGCTTCATCGTATACGGCCACGACGACTCGCCCATTATTCCCGTCATGCTCTACAACCCCGCTAAGATGCCCGCCTTCTCACACGAAATGCTCAAGCGCAAAATCtccgtcgtcgtcgtcggctaCCCTGCCACACCTCTGGTCTCCTCTCGTGCGCGTTTCTGCGTGAGTGCTGCACACACCAAGGAGGACCTCGACCGTATGCTGAGCGCGTGCGACGAGGTTGGCGACATCTTGCAGCTCAAGTTCAGCTCTGGCGTTGCGGGTGG
- a CDS encoding mRNA turnover and ribosome assembly protein gives MPKSKRAKVVHLTQTDKKGKELSQKLFANVQEAAENFEHIFVFSVANMRNSYLKQVRAEFSDSRFFFGKTKVMAKALGMTPAEEHLTNLSELTKHLAGNVGLFFTNREPADVLEYFAAYSQTDFARAGVTATHTFTIPAGVVYSRGGEVPAEEDVQLPHSVETTIRKWGMPTRLDQGKVTLDAPYTVCKEGQVMNSHQTALLKMFGVAMADFKIDLKAYYSKKTESVTEVDAMEE, from the exons ATGCCCAAGTCAAAGCGCGCCAAGGTCGTACATCTCACCCAGACAGACAAGAAAGGCAAAGAGCTTTCGCAGAAACTCTTCGCCAATGTCCAGGAAGCCGCCGAAAATTTCGAGCACATCTTCGTCTTCTCTGTCGCAAACATGCGAAACTCGTACCtgaagcaagtgcgcgctgAATTCTCTGACAGCCG ATTCTTCTTTGGCAAGACGAAGGTCATGGCCAAGGCCCTCGGCATGACGCCCGCTGAAGAGCACCTCACCAACCTCTCCGAGCTGACCAAGCATCTCGCTGGCAATGTCGGTCTCTTCTTCACCAACCGTGAGCCCGCCGACGTCCTCGAGTACTTTGCTGCATACTCGCAGACGGACTTTGCGCGCGCCGGTGTCACCGCCACACACACGTTCACAATCCCTGCTGGTGTCGTCTACTCGAGAGGTGGAGAGGTGCCTGCAGAGGAGGATGTCCAGCTGCCTCACAGCGTTGAGACCACCATTAGGAAATGGGGTATGCCCACCCGGTTGGACCAGGGTAAGGTCACACTGGATGCACCCTACACTGTGTGCAAGGAGGGACAGGTTATGAACAGTCACCAGACTGCGCTGCTGAAGATGTTTGGCGTGGCTATGGCCGACTTCAAGATCGACCTCAAGGCCTATTACTCGAAGAAGACCGAGTCGGTGACTGAAGTTGACGCCATGGAGGAGTAG
- a CDS encoding Mitochondrial distribution and morphology protein 10, with amino-acid sequence MLDFMENVQNAFYEASHWNLDNSYGALNATARELLDFQIPQGLRLQISSLAAPNFATSYTLGSVGVVDGSVSYLYSSLPLKKEFKSSHIDLKNVIRGYKHVQELRRPDENWWWELWHAGKRVDRKNTLLYGRVFLPQSRLEALYLRRLTPTRQLRIAAVSDSNLNNGGTILALLQNDVGKYSTEYMYSTDSALMGVRGLYNFGADPRNAPTEPISVDQVEPVHGRFSAGAELYYGLLNKSGGISTGLRFTTLPRHPGFPYTMTLTLNPLMGNLSSTYSVKAGSCLALCSRFDFNFYSYESELQLGCELWRRRSNTDVEWAVKKLRPDWEQRAISPDDDVSGVLKARVNQDWHVGVLWEGRIKELLFSLGASLDLKKREQIFRSVGIELQYSS; translated from the exons ATGTTGGACTTCATGGAGAATGTGCAGAATGCATTCTACGAAGCTTCGCACTGGAACCTGGACAATTCCTACGGCGCTTTGAATGCCACGGCACGAG AGTTGCTCGATTTCCAGATTCCACAAGGCCTGCGATTACAGATCTCGTCCCTTGCTGCGCCCAACTTTGCGACTTCGTACACCTTGGGAAGTGTAGGTGTGGTAGATGGCTCAGTGTCGTACCTCTACTCGTCACTGCCCTTGAAAAAGGAGTTCAAGAGCTCCCACATCGACCTGAAGAACGTCATACGAGGCTACAAGCATGTACAAGAGCTGCGGAGGCCCGATGAGAACTGGTGGTGGGAGCTCTGGCATGCTGGAAAGCGGGTTGATCGCAAAA ACACACTGCTGTATGGACGGGTGTTCCTTCCTCAATCGAGATTGGAAGCCCTGTATCTGCGCCGCCTCACGCCCACGCGTCAGCTCCGGATTGCCGCTGTCAGCGACTCGAACCTCAACAATGGGGGCACAATCCTTGCCTTGCTACAGAACGATGTGGGCAAATACAGCACAGAGTACATGTACAGCACGGATTCCGCTTTGATGGGCGTGCGAGGTCTCTATAATTTCGGCGCAGACCCCAGGAACGCGCCAACAGAACCGATATCTGTCGATCAAGTGGAACCGGTGCATGGTCGCTTCAGCGCAGGAGCGGAGCTGTACTATGGCCTTTTGAATAAGAGCGGAGGCATCAGCACTGGCTTGCGGTTCACAACACTGCCCAGACACCCAGGCTTTCCGTATACCATGACGCTTACGCTGAACCCGCTGATGGGTAATCTTTCTTCCACCTACTCGGTCAAAGCTGGATCTTGTCTGGCGCTCTGTTCTCGTTTTGACTTCAACTTCTACTCGTACGAAAGCGAGCTTCAGCTCGGTTGCGAACTGTGGCGGCGACGCAGCAACACAGATGTCGAGTGGGCCGTGAAGAAGCTGCGCCCAGATTGGGAGCAGCGCGCCATCTCCCCCGACGACGACGTTTCTGGGGTGTTGAAGGCCAGGGTCAACCAGGATTGGCACGTAGGAGTGCTATGGGAAGGCAGGATCAAAGAGCTGCTGTTCAGCCTTGGCGCAAGCCTGGACCTCAAGAAAAGAGAGCAGATCTTTCGGTCCGTCGGCATCGAACTGCAGTACTCTTCGTGA
- a CDS encoding Transcription factor, with protein sequence MQSLDDIMESSTPSPSAQTPTTSSSSAARRPPRKSTLTQQQRNQKRQRATQDQLVTLEIEFNKNPTPTAVTRERIASEINMTERSVQIWFQNRRAKIKNIAKKSIENGDDCNDIPESMRRYLALQAMESGKSIGSSFLGRAGGIPYGSGMLLNTDTSSSKVVITHFSVRSLSVGSWRRVGQSAMDLVIFYSPEKCCITYYINNDSAGYKIEYPFSYIKNISLDNGDMATNAEGASQRPGGLVVELNRPPNFFMDSSGSGGFFQCGDFTEDQQASQVMVHHLGGHPKVLSGQLAKLVSLEAFQSRHNMYDPHATAVSAPVSPINFRPASQPNHVVHPHSGMFHDSHLTPGPFPPRGHKRQRSRSVPVAVDFSMLRNPMPSFMIQPEPSPYNPNQEIFAPIPHSSSGPIGPHLSIDTSAGYGMGDYRQYPMSATTANSPSEYGTPSFYTSGPQNDNIPASNFGQHYNIPPYVHTPMGPPPHSAAMNSPMPPMSHHDPIIANQSPPLNSFGRDGSADVYLMPHDSGMSDETLHMTDMYAKQNLNHPFRSPMMEESVDDLDMQNLVSFGTLDPSSLSPEHHHHQM encoded by the exons ATGCAATCCCTCGACGACATTATGGAGTCCTCCACTCCCTCTCCCTCCGCCCAGACTCCCACAACCTCCTCGAGCTCAGCCGCGCGCCGTCCCCCACGCAAGAGCACCCTTACCCAGCAACAAAGGAACCAGAAGCGCCAGAGGGCTACCCAGGATCAACTAGTCACCCTAGAGATCGAATTCAACAAGAACCCCACCCCCACCGCCGTTACCCGCGAGAGAATAGCATCTGAAATCAACATGACGGAGCGCTCAGTGCAGATTTGGTTCCAGAACAG GCGAGCTAAAATAAAGAACATTGCCAAGAAAAGCATCGAGAACGGTGACGACTGTAACGACATACCTGAATCCATGCGACGATACCTTGCTCTACAGGCCATGGAGTCTGGCAAGTCGATAGGAAGCAGCTTCCTTGGTCGCGCTGGTGGCATACCGTATGGCAGCGGCATGCTCCTCAACACTGACACCAGCTCCTCGAAAGTTG TCATCACTCACTTCTCGGTCCGCTCCTTGAGCGTCGGAAGCTGGAGGAGAGTTGGCCAGAGCGCTATGGATCTGGTCATCTTCTACTCGCCAGAGAAGTGCTGCATCACATACTACATCAACAACGACTCAGCAGGATACAAGATCGAGTACCCTTTCTCTTACATCAAGAACATCAGCCTCGACAATGGAGACATGGCCACAAATGCAGAGGGTGCTTCTCAGCGACCAGGAGGCCTCGTTGTGGAACTCAATCGTCCACCAAACTTTTTCATGGACTCTTCTGGCTCGGGAGGCTTCTTCCAGTGTGGTGATTTCACCGAGGATCAGCAGGCATCGCAGGTCATGGTTCACCATCTTGGTGGGCATCCTAAGGTGCTGAGCGGACAATTGGCGAAACTTGTCTCACTGGAAGCGTTTCAGAGCCGCCATAACATGTACGACCCGCATGCCACCGCGGTCTCGGCACCCGTCTCACCAATCAACTTCCGTCCTGCATCGCAACCCAACCATGTGGTACACCCCCACAGCGGTATGTTTCATGACTCCCACCTCACGCCAGGTCCGTTCCCACCGCGTGGTCACAAACGCCAGCGTTCTCGCTCGGTACCTGTGGCGGTTGACTTCTCGATGCTGCGTAACCCTATGCCGTCTTTTATGATCCAGCCCGAGCCGTCACCGTACAATCCGAACCAGGAGATCTTTGCCCCCATCCCTCACAGCTCGTCAGGCCCCATTGGCCCGCATCTAAGCATTGATACCTCTGCTGGTTACGGCATGGGCGACTACCGTCAGTACCCCATGTCAGCCACGACCGCCAACTCGCCGTCTGAGTATGGCACACCGTCATTCTACACATCTGGACCTCAGAACGACAACATCCCTGCCTCCAACTTTGGTCAGCACTACAACATCCCACCGTACGTGCACACACCGATGGGGCCGCCACCTCACTCGGCGGCGATGAATTCCCCTATGCCACCGATGAGTCACCACGATCCCATCATTGCCAACCAGTCACCGCCGCTCAACTCGTTCGGCCGTGATGGCTCTGCGGATGTTTACCTCATGCCTCACGATAGCGGCATGTCGGATGAGACGCTTCACATGACGGATATGTACGCAAAGCAGAATCTCAACCATCCCTTCCGTTCGCCTATGATGGAAGAGAGCGTTGATGACCTAGACATGCAAAATCTGGTGTCTTTTGGTACACTCGACCCTTCGAGTCTGTCGCCCGAACATCATCACCACCAGATGTAA